The DNA region TTGTCTTAACCGGACTTGGAAACAAAAAATTGTTGTTAGGTGAGGGTATGAGAAATGTGAAGGAGATGGACTGGTGGGATGAAACAAAAACTTCAGGACTTCAAATTACTTTTACACCAACCCAACATTTTAGTGGGCGAGGAATTTTGGATCGAAACGAAACTCTTTGGGGAAGTTATCTCATTTCGGGGAAAAAGGAAAAAGTTTATTTTGGGGGTGATACCGGATACTACACACATTTTCGCGAAATTGCCGAAAAGTTTGGTTCGATTGATGTAGCCATTTTACCCGTGGGAGCCACCGAACCTCGTTGGATGATGCAACCCGTACATGTGGATCCTAAGGAAACAGTGCAGGCTTTTGCCGACCTAAAGGCCAAATATTTAGTTCCAATGCATTATATGACCTTTGTTCTCTCGGATGAACCACTTGATTCTCCTGTGCCCCGCACCAAAGAGGAGCTAAAACGATCGGGAATCTCCGAGGAAAAATTCGTTCCTTTAAAAATTGGGGAGTCTCGGTTTTTTTAGTTCCAAGAGGTTTCTATTTTAGATAAGCTGTCCTAAAAAATAGGATGGTGAGCATGTTGAAGAAGCTTCTCACAACGATAGTATTCCTGGTTTGTTTGTCTGTGACAACGGCAGGTTTATTTGCGGAAGACCCAACTCCGGTTCAAGCGCAGACAACCACTCAGGAAGAAACAGGACATTCGTCTCATGGCGAATCAGTACACGAGGAACTACCGTATTGGACGGTATTGCCTTTTGTTGCCATTTTACTTTGTATTGCAATCTTACCGGTTGCTTCTCATAAAACTTCTCATTGGTGGGAAGACAATAATAACAAATTGATCCTTGCTGTGGGACTCGGAGCCATTTCTTTTGTGGTTCTACTTGTTTATGGATATAGCCATAATATCGTTCACACGGTTTTCTTTGATTATATCCCCTTTATCATTTTACTCGGATCTTTGTTTTATATTTCCGGTGGGATTGTAATCAAGGGTGATATCCATGCAACACCATTAAATAACACCTTGTATTTGTTAATTGGTGCAGCGTTAGCTTCATTTATTGGAACTACCGGTGCTTCCATGTTACTCATTCGTCCACTGTTAAAAACAAATAGCGAAAGAAAACATGTGGTTCACACTGTTGTGTTTTTTATCTTCCTTGTTTCCAACATTGGTGGGTCTTTAACACCACTTGGTGATCCTCCACTTTTTCTAGGTTATTTGAAAGGAGTTCCTTTCACTTGGACATTCAAACTATTGCCTGAGATGCTTTTGGCAGTTTCTATCTTACTCGTAGTGTATTTCGTTTGGGATACGATTGCTTATAAAAAAGAAACCAAAAAAGATTTAAAACGCGACGATAAACTCGCCACTCCTTTTTCCATTGGTGGTCAAGTGAACTTCATTTGGTTACTCGGTGTGATTTTAGCAGTTGCATTTTTAAATAGTAACTACATTCCAGAAATCAACCAAACACCAACACTTGGATTTATCCGTGAGGCAGTATTAATTGTTCTGATTGGTCTTTCTAAGTTTACTTCGAAAGAAGCAGATCGTAAGTTTAACAACTTTACTCTCCATCCAATCCAAGAAGTGGCCTACCTTTTCATTGGTATTTTCATTACGATGATTCCTGCTCTTGTCCTCCTTGAGGCACATGGTAAAGAACTGGGAATCACACAAAACTGGCAGTTTTTCTGGGCAACAGGAGCTTTCTCTTCTGTTTTAGACAATGCTCCCACTTACCTCACTTTTGGTTCGTTAGCTTCTGGCCTCCTCACTCCAGCGGGTGCGGCAGCTCCTCTCACGTTAGGTCAGTTCATCGGAAATGTCCAAGCGGAAGAAATTCTAAAGGCCATTTCGGTGGGTGCCGTATTTATGGGTGCGAATACTTATATCGGTAACGCCCCTAACTTTATGGTAAAATCTGTTGCAGAAGAAAACAAAGTAAAGATGCCATCTTTTGGTGGTTATTTAGCATACTCTATGGGAATTTTAGTTCCTGTGTTTATCCTCATTACTTTCGTATTCTTCGTCTAAACTTTTGGACAAACCGGGGAACTTTCCCCGGTTGTAAAACAATTTGAATTTATCAACACTCCAATCTTTATCTCGATCCGGTTCATTTTCTCATTTAACTAACGTTCACCAGTCTTTAGAAACTGAGCGAAACCAATTAGAATCCATTTTAAAAGTTTCTAAAGAAAAACTAATTTATGGAATCCATACAGGGTTTGGACCCCATGCCTTCTCATCCAATGAAGATACGGGAAAAATCCAAAAATCTTTAATCTATCATTTAACCGTTGAACCTGTATTTTCTTCCGATGGAATCCCGCATTCCCATTTAAATCATAACGAAGCAAGGGCCGTTCTTGCGGCTAGAATTCATTGTTTGTCACTTGGTGGATCGGGAATCGACTTTAAAACATTAGAAATATTGAATACACTTTTGGAGTTGGATTGTATTCCTGTTTTGCCAGAAAAAGGTTCTCTTTCGGCTTCTGGAGATTTGATTCCCCTCAGTTACATTCCTTTGGCACTTCTTGGTGAATCTGGTTTTACTGGAATAGGAAAGGATTTGGCACCGAGTCGGTGGAATGGCGGAACTTCCAAAATCCCTGGTTTGCCTTGGACTCCCAAGGTTAAGGAAGCAATTTCTCTTACCAATGGAACAAGTTTTACCACTGCCCTTCTTGGGCTCCAAGTTCTTGAGTTTCGAAACATACTTTCTTATAGTTTGGAACTTCTAGAGTATTTGTTTAGTTTTCATTCTGTTTTTTCTGACGCCTTCCATCCGGCTTACCATAACCACAAACAATTTGATGGCCCAAAAGAAATTGTTAAAATTCTTTATCCAACCGTTTCAAAACATTCCAAAGTGAAAAAAGAAGGAAGTAGAATCCAAGATATATATTCTATCCGTTGTATTCCTCAAATCCTTGGATCTATTTTGGATGAACTGATTTCTGTAGGAAAGGTAGTGGAACAAGAGTTAAATTCCCTTTCAGACAATCCTGTTTTAATTCCTACAGAAGAGGGAGTTCGGTTTGCCGAAGGTGGTGGGTTTTATGCCGCCCAAGTCAGTTTTGCCGCTGACAGATTGCAGAATGCGATGGCTGTTTGGTTTACTTGGGTGGATCGATTTTTGAATTATCTCTATGAACCAAATGAAAACGGTGAGTTCCCTTTGATGTTGTCAGATAAACCAGGTACGTACGCAGGATTATCGGGATTAGGTCTTATGTCCACTCACCTAACGGCAGAAGTACGTAGAGATAGTATGCCAGGTTCTGTACAGTCTATCTCTACCAATGGAAATAACCAAGACATTGTACCTATGGGTGCGATTTCGGTTTTAAGAAATCGCAGAACGGTCTCAAGTGCGTATAAATTACTTTCTATATTTGCTTTTTCGGTTTTTCAGTCTTCTCGGTTTGCCAAAAGAAAGGATCTAATTCCAAATCAAAATTTATTTGCCGGCCTAAAGACTATGGCAGCAGATCGAAGTCTGGACTTTGAAATCCAGACATTGATGGAAAGATTAAAAAATTCTACTTCTTCTCTTGTAGAGATTCCAAACGGTTGAGTCCAAACCCAAGAACCAACCCCAAAATTAGAGCTGCTAGTGGGATTTGTGTTTCTGCAAAGTCTTTTGGTAATACATTCTTTGCAGTGGCAATTTGAATGTCTCGTTTCACTTCTCCCGATCTACCTACAATTGTTTGGCCATTGGCATAGTCTTTGAAAGGCCAGAGGATAAAAAAGGATCCTAGGATAAGGCCAAGTAAAAAAGTCATTGTATGCGACTTATACTTAACAAATAACCATTTTACAAAATGAGTAAAAATCAGAAGCCCGAGTAAACATCCAATCCCAAATGCTGCGAGAAAAACAATCGAACTTGGCTCTAGGATGGTAGAAAGTTTTCCAATTACGATTTGGTATTCACCTAACACAAGCATGATGTAAGAACCAGAGATTCCTGGTAGGATCATTGCAGAAATGGCAACGGCTCCAGTCAGAAAAGCAATCAAAGGATTTTCCGAACCCGTTGTGTCTCCCATAAAAAAACTAGGAACAATTGTGAGTAGGATTCCTGGAATGAGGAAAAGCCATACAACTAAGCTATGTTTTTCGATGAGTTTATAAGGGACAGCAAGAGACGGAAAAATGAGTCCTATAAAAAGTGCAAGTGTTGCTTGTGGGTGGTTTTGTAGTAAATACTGGATGAGTTTGGCACCAGAGATAACGGATAACAATAAACCGATTCCAAGAAAGACAAGAAACCAAAAATCAATCCGTTTCATTTCTTCCGCAAAACGTTTTCTTACATCTTCTTTCCAGAATCCAAATACTAGTGCGATTGATACTTTGATGGTATCCAAGTTTAGGGATGTGATGGCAGTAATTAACCTGTCATAGAGCCCGAGGATGAGTGCAAAAGTCCCTCCGGAAACACCGGGGATGAGGTTGGCAATCCCGATGAGAAAGCCATTGAGAAGGCAGAATAAAATTTCTTTTTTCGATAGAGGCATAAAGGAAAGGATGGAAGTCCAAAGTCTTTATGCAAGGTTTTTTCTAGGTATTAAAATCCAAAGGATTCCGTAACTAAATGCAGAAAAAAGGAAAAGGGTTAAGAAAATAAAAAGATTCGGAATCTTAAAAAATGTTAATACAAGATGAATAGAAACAACACTGAGGTTTAAACTGAAAAATATAAGAAGAGATCCAATTTTTCCTAATTTGGTTTCTGTGATTCTCTGATAGAGATGTTCCCGGTGTGCGGAAAACAAATGTTTCTTTTGGAAAAATCGTTTGGTTAGGGTAAAAATTCCATCCAACCAAAAGTATGGAAATAGATAAAAATAATATGTGGCATCCCAAACTTCAGATTTAAGTTCTGTCCATTTTCCAACAAACAATGGTAATGCCATTACAAAAAATCCTAATGCTAACGATCCACTGTCTCCCATAAATAGTTTGGCTCTTGGAAAATTATAAAATATAAATCCAAACATGGAAACAAAAAGGATCAGATAAAAACTATAACCATAGTTCCCCAAAGCATAGAAATTGGGGCAAACAAAGGCCAATGAAAAATAAGACAAAAAGATGGTTGTGACCAAATACCAATCCATCCCATCCATAAAATTGACTAAGTTGATAGCAAATACGAGAAAGATGGTAAGGCCAAATATTTGAACAAACTTAGGAACAGATCCCAATCCAAAATATGTTAATTCTGGATTTGTCCAAATTAAAAAAGTTCCAACCACACTGAGCTCTAAAAACAAGCGAAGTTTCGGGCTGAGATGATACAAATCATCGATAAAACCAAGGATACAAAAGATAAAAACACCAGCTAACAAAAGGTAGATGTCCGTTCTTTGCGAAAGATTTTCTGGCGCGAATGAGAGTTTGGTCGTATCTGGGTAAAAAAGGAGTCCTAAGATACTCAGTAGAAATAAAGGGATAAAAAACATTCCTCCCGATTTTTTGGTGACAACGTCATGCAAACTACGTTCGTTTGGCACATCTTTGACCCCAAATCGGGAATGGACATAGAATGAATGCAAAATGAGGCTGAGAATTGCGAGAATGGCAATCATTGGTGGTAAAAAAGAGACCATTTTCGTAAAGTTTATGGGTTAGGGGTGTTTTGGCAGTTTTTTATTGCAAAAATCCGTCCCTCTTCGATGTTTAATTTATGTTTCAGGGCGTTTATACCGCGGTCATCACCCCCTTCCGCCAGGGGAAAATCGATTATGATAGTTATTTTAAAATCCTAGAAAACCAGATCCGCTCCGGCGTGGCAGGTGTGGTTCCTTGTGGGACAACGGGTGAATCTCCCACCCTTTCTTATGCAGAACATAAGGAACTCATCCAAAAGACCGTCAAAGTTGTGGCAGGGAAAATCCAAGTCATCGCGGGAACTGGATCTAACTCTACAAAAGAGGCCATTGAACTCACTGAGTCTGCTTGTACGGACGGGGTAGACGGAATCCTAACCGTCAACCCATACTATAACAAACCCACACAAGAAGGGATGTTCCGTCATTTTACCGAGATTGCCAATGTATCATCCAAACCAGTGATGTTGTACAACATTCCAGGAAGAACCAATGTGAATTTACTTCCAGAAACGGTAGCAAGGCTTTCGGCTCATCCAAAAATCGCGGCAATCAAAGAAGCAACCGGCGATTTAGGTCAAATGGCAAAGGTCATTGCTGCTACACCGTCTGACTTTGATTTGTTGTCTGGTGATGACAACCTAACACTTCCTGTTTTATCCATCGGTGGTAGAGGAGTGGTTTCTGTAGTCTCCAATCTTTTTCCTCGTGCTTGTGTGGATATGGTTTCCTTGTACTTACGTGGAGACTTAGAAGCATCCAAAAAGATTTATTACAAACTCCTTCCTGTGTTTATCAATGCTTTCATTGAAACCAATCCCATCCCCATCAAAGCTGCAATGAGTTGGTTTGGTTATTGTGAAAATGAACTTCGTCTACCGATGACTTCTTTGTCAGAAGGTTCACCTGCAGACAATTTCAAAAAAACTGTATTCCAACTCAAAGAGGAAGGCATTGTCTAAAATCAAAGTTGGTGTCATCGGTGCTGGGGGAAGGATGGGAAAGGCCATCATCCAAGTCCTTTCTCTTTCCAAAAAATCAGAGTTAAGTGCTGCTGTTGTGAGAGAAGGGGCCGTGTATGCGGGATTTGATTCTGGAAACCATGCTGGTATCAAAGAAACGGGAATTTTACTTTCTACCGACTTACAAAAAGCTTGTGAATCTTCCGATGTTTTGATTGATTTTAGCACCCATACTGGATTTGAATCCATTTTGAATTCTGCCTTAGCCAATAAAAAACCATTGGTGATTGGAACCACAGGCCTTACTGATTCCGATAAGGCTCTCATCCAATCGGCAGCCACCTCTATTCCCATTGTCTTTTCACCGAACATGTCTGTGGGTGTGAATCTGTTATTTAAATTAACAGAGATCGCAGCAAAAGTGTTAGATGAAGATTTTGATATAGAAGTTTTAGACATCCACCATCGGCATAAAAAAGATGCCCCTTCGGGAACAGCCATGTATTTGAAAGAGGTTCTTTTGAATGCAACCAAACGTTCAGAAGAAAATGTGATTTATGGTCGTCATGGTATGTATCCAGAAAGAGACCAAAAAGAAATCGCCATGCACACGATGCGCGCGGGTGAAGTGGTTGGTGAACACACTGTATATTTTTTAAGTTCGGAAGAACGAATTGAAATCACTCATAAGGCACAGGATCGTAAAACCTTTGCGACTGGTGCCGTAAAAGCCGCCGAGTTTTTACACGGAAAGTCCAAAGGGCTTTATAATATGTTCGATGTGTTAGGAATATAAATTGGATTTTTTTCGAGGATTATACATCATTCCGTGGAGTAAAAACTATATCTCCATATCTTTAGATGTTTTAATCGTCGCATTTTTAATTTATAAAACCTACACAACACTTCGTAGAACACGAGGAATCCAACTTTTACTTGGCGTGGGAATCATTTGGATTTCAGGAAGTTTTGCTGAATATTTAGGGTTTGAACTTCTGGAATGGATTCTCACGAATATCAGACCTGCCTTGGTGTTTGCTATCATTGTCCTCTTACAACCAGAACTTCGTAGGTTGACCGGCGATTTAGCGCGCATTCGCCTACTTCGATTGTTCTTTCTGAAACCCACATTTGATCTTGATCCCATCGTAGAAGCGGTTCGGATCATGTCTCAAGAAAAAACAGGATCCATCATCGTACTTGTGAAAGACATAAGTTTGAAAGATATATCTGAAAACGCTGTGCCCATGGATGCACAAGTCACATCAGAGGTATTACAAACCATCTTTTTTAAAAATTCACCACTACACGATGGAGCTGTGATCATCGAACAAAATCGAATTGTTTGTGCGGCATCTTATCTACCAATGAGTAGTTCGGTGGAAATTGCAACACTCGGTGCAAGGCATCGTTCGGCCTTGGGCCTTTCTGAAGAAACAGATGCCATCATCATTGTTACCTCTGAGGAAACAGGTGATATTACTATTTGTTACGAAGGGGAAATGTTACATCCAGTCAAACCTTTGGAACTCAAAGCCCTTGTGAGTAGCCTAATGGCTGGAACCAGAAGGTCAAAGGATGATTCTCTTCGTAAACCCAAAGAGAAAGATACGGGAGTCAGTATATGATTCCAAAACTTTTAGGTAAAGTTGGTAGAAACTGGAAAGCGAAGTTAGTTTCATTAATCATTGCTAGTATTTTTTACGTAAATCTTCAGAACTCTAAAGTTTTGATCAAAACCATCAACGTCCCTGTCGATTATCCAAAGTTATCTGGTAATTTGAACTACTCTAAAAACCCAGAAAAAACAATTCCGGTTCGGGTTGAAGGTTTGAAAGACGTGGTGAATTATTATTCGCAATTTATGAAAGCTGTAATTGATCCAGAGGATGTACAACTCGGAGTCACGGAAGTTCCGATTAAAAAAATCGTTGGTGTTCCGAGTGGAGTTAAGGTTACCAAACTTAAAAAAACTGTTCCTGTGGAAATTGAATCTCGTGGATTAAAAGTAGTTCCTTTGGAAGTTGTATTTGAAGGAGCACCACCACCTAACTTTGAAAAATTGACCCAAATTGTGAGTCCTCAAAAGGTGACTCTCAGTGGAAAACCACAAGATTTGGAAAAAATTACCAAGGTAATTTTGCCTGAGATATCACTTATCGATAAAAAAGAACCATTTGCAAAAACGGTTCGGATTCCGGATCTCCCTAAAGGTGTGAGTGTTCTTGGGTCACGTGATGTCACTGTGAATGTAAATATCATTCCGCTTTCTTATAAAACGGGGGAACAAACGGCTGCAGGAATTCCCATTGTTTGTTCAGGCTCAGACGCCAGGTTGGATGCGGAACTTTCGGAAGAACAAGTTGCGATTCGTTATTTTTCTCTCAAACCAATTCGTTCAGCACAAATTCTTACCGGAATCACAGCCCAAGTCCCATGTAACTATATTTTTGATCCTATCAAAAACAAAATCATTCCCGAATTACAGCCGCAAGTTGCCAAAGTTCGAATCATAAAAAGTAAAGATTTAAAAGGCATTGAGATTCTGCAAATCAGTCCTGAAAAAATTGAAATCCGTTACAAAGTAAAAGAACAACAAAATCCAGATTCTGATCCCACTGATGATGGAACCGGAATGGAAGGTCCAGGCACGGTCCCTTCCGATCGGTCTTAAGTTTTACTTTAAAAACTCATAGATTTCTTTAAAACTTTCTTCTGGATTTTCCCATTGCGGATAATGACCGATGGATTCCCAACGAATTAGTTTTTTATTTTTGATAGGAAGTTTTTCAATTTCATCTGCTAGGTGACGACCACTTACCGGATCTTCTCCTCCGTTGATAAAAAGTAGGGGAACTTCTGTTTGGAGGAGTGCATTTTTCCAACGTTCTCCGTGTAACCTTCTTTCTTTAATGTATTTCAGAAGTTTATGAGGGATTAAAACTTTGTTGGGATACGTGATGAGTTTCCAAAGAACAGATATTTCCTTTTCGCTTGGTTTTGTATTTTCCCCAAATACTTGAGCAAAAGCCACTCCAAACTTTTTTTCATCATAAAACCTTGAAAGAATTGCACCTAAGATTGGTGTGGCGAGAAGTTTTTGTTTGAATGTGGGTCTGTGGAGATGGGGGAAAAGTCCTCCATTCAAAAAAACGGCACCATCAATTTCATACTTACGATCCGTGCGTTCTAAGTGCCTTGCTAAAATTTCTTGTCCCACACTCACGGCATAATCGTGAAATACAAACTTCACCCTACGTAGTGCATTCTTTTCGATATAGTTTTCTATGATATCTGTTTGTTCGATGAGTGTATATGTATGTTTTTTTGGTTTAGAAGAATATCCAAATCCTAAAAAATCAATTGCGATTGTATTGAAGTAACGCGAAAGACCATTAAAAATTTTGGAATAGTCCCAAGAGGAAGTAGGGAATCCATGAAGTAGAATTAAATTTTGCCCTCTTCCTTCTTGGATAAAGAAAATTTGAAACTTCTTATATTCGAAAAATTTGCCTGCTGCCAACCATTCGGTTGCGTTCTTTTTTGGAAAGTTAAGATCTACCATATCCGACATAGCACACCAAACGAGGAAGTGAGTCAAATAGAAGAATTTGCTACTTTCTCTTTTCCCGAAAGCCGATCTTTAAAGGGATGGAATCATACCCTCTCATTTATTTTGTAAAACCCGAAGGAACCATATCAGATTGGGAATATTTTTGGCATCAGATTCCCTATGGAGCGCCGGGGATCCTTACATTTTTTGTAGGAGTTTTTTTAAGTTACTTTGCCTTCCAAAAATTTCGCAAAGCAGAGGTTGATACTAAATTTTTTCATTTAAACCTTACCATTTCTTTTATCAGCTTTGGATCAGTTGGTCTTGTGTTAACAACCAGGGCTTGGATTCAAGATGTAAATACATTAGTTTTCTGGAATGATCTATTATACTTTCTTGTCGCACCATTAGCCCCAACTGCTTTTTATTTGGCCTACCATATGACAGGCAAACAAAGTAAGTTGTTATTGTATTATTCTTA from Leptospira noumeaensis includes:
- the dapB gene encoding 4-hydroxy-tetrahydrodipicolinate reductase; its protein translation is MSKIKVGVIGAGGRMGKAIIQVLSLSKKSELSAAVVREGAVYAGFDSGNHAGIKETGILLSTDLQKACESSDVLIDFSTHTGFESILNSALANKKPLVIGTTGLTDSDKALIQSAATSIPIVFSPNMSVGVNLLFKLTEIAAKVLDEDFDIEVLDIHHRHKKDAPSGTAMYLKEVLLNATKRSEENVIYGRHGMYPERDQKEIAMHTMRAGEVVGEHTVYFLSSEERIEITHKAQDRKTFATGAVKAAEFLHGKSKGLYNMFDVLGI
- the cdaA gene encoding diadenylate cyclase CdaA, coding for MDFFRGLYIIPWSKNYISISLDVLIVAFLIYKTYTTLRRTRGIQLLLGVGIIWISGSFAEYLGFELLEWILTNIRPALVFAIIVLLQPELRRLTGDLARIRLLRLFFLKPTFDLDPIVEAVRIMSQEKTGSIIVLVKDISLKDISENAVPMDAQVTSEVLQTIFFKNSPLHDGAVIIEQNRIVCAASYLPMSSSVEIATLGARHRSALGLSEETDAIIIVTSEETGDITICYEGEMLHPVKPLELKALVSSLMAGTRRSKDDSLRKPKEKDTGVSI
- the dapA gene encoding 4-hydroxy-tetrahydrodipicolinate synthase; the protein is MFQGVYTAVITPFRQGKIDYDSYFKILENQIRSGVAGVVPCGTTGESPTLSYAEHKELIQKTVKVVAGKIQVIAGTGSNSTKEAIELTESACTDGVDGILTVNPYYNKPTQEGMFRHFTEIANVSSKPVMLYNIPGRTNVNLLPETVARLSAHPKIAAIKEATGDLGQMAKVIAATPSDFDLLSGDDNLTLPVLSIGGRGVVSVVSNLFPRACVDMVSLYLRGDLEASKKIYYKLLPVFINAFIETNPIPIKAAMSWFGYCENELRLPMTSLSEGSPADNFKKTVFQLKEEGIV
- a CDS encoding MBL fold metallo-hydrolase; translated protein: MFVVFFSLSCFTDASVRKSHHTENGFKNPNPNFETKGLWNVIVWQFQRFQLPNSLDPADYPPFPVVGNDGVELKNNTSKLSVTWVGHATTLIQIDGVNILTDPIWSERCSPVSFVGPKRYTPPGIKIEDLPKIDIVILSHNHYDHTDLPTLKQLEEKFHPLVLTGLGNKKLLLGEGMRNVKEMDWWDETKTSGLQITFTPTQHFSGRGILDRNETLWGSYLISGKKEKVYFGGDTGYYTHFREIAEKFGSIDVAILPVGATEPRWMMQPVHVDPKETVQAFADLKAKYLVPMHYMTFVLSDEPLDSPVPRTKEELKRSGISEEKFVPLKIGESRFF
- a CDS encoding alpha/beta fold hydrolase gives rise to the protein MVDLNFPKKNATEWLAAGKFFEYKKFQIFFIQEGRGQNLILLHGFPTSSWDYSKIFNGLSRYFNTIAIDFLGFGYSSKPKKHTYTLIEQTDIIENYIEKNALRRVKFVFHDYAVSVGQEILARHLERTDRKYEIDGAVFLNGGLFPHLHRPTFKQKLLATPILGAILSRFYDEKKFGVAFAQVFGENTKPSEKEISVLWKLITYPNKVLIPHKLLKYIKERRLHGERWKNALLQTEVPLLFINGGEDPVSGRHLADEIEKLPIKNKKLIRWESIGHYPQWENPEESFKEIYEFLK
- a CDS encoding CdaR family protein, yielding MIPKLLGKVGRNWKAKLVSLIIASIFYVNLQNSKVLIKTINVPVDYPKLSGNLNYSKNPEKTIPVRVEGLKDVVNYYSQFMKAVIDPEDVQLGVTEVPIKKIVGVPSGVKVTKLKKTVPVEIESRGLKVVPLEVVFEGAPPPNFEKLTQIVSPQKVTLSGKPQDLEKITKVILPEISLIDKKEPFAKTVRIPDLPKGVSVLGSRDVTVNVNIIPLSYKTGEQTAAGIPIVCSGSDARLDAELSEEQVAIRYFSLKPIRSAQILTGITAQVPCNYIFDPIKNKIIPELQPQVAKVRIIKSKDLKGIEILQISPEKIEIRYKVKEQQNPDSDPTDDGTGMEGPGTVPSDRS
- a CDS encoding DUF368 domain-containing protein encodes the protein MPLSKKEILFCLLNGFLIGIANLIPGVSGGTFALILGLYDRLITAITSLNLDTIKVSIALVFGFWKEDVRKRFAEEMKRIDFWFLVFLGIGLLLSVISGAKLIQYLLQNHPQATLALFIGLIFPSLAVPYKLIEKHSLVVWLFLIPGILLTIVPSFFMGDTTGSENPLIAFLTGAVAISAMILPGISGSYIMLVLGEYQIVIGKLSTILEPSSIVFLAAFGIGCLLGLLIFTHFVKWLFVKYKSHTMTFLLGLILGSFFILWPFKDYANGQTIVGRSGEVKRDIQIATAKNVLPKDFAETQIPLAALILGLVLGFGLNRLESLQEKK
- a CDS encoding sodium:proton antiporter; the encoded protein is MLKKLLTTIVFLVCLSVTTAGLFAEDPTPVQAQTTTQEETGHSSHGESVHEELPYWTVLPFVAILLCIAILPVASHKTSHWWEDNNNKLILAVGLGAISFVVLLVYGYSHNIVHTVFFDYIPFIILLGSLFYISGGIVIKGDIHATPLNNTLYLLIGAALASFIGTTGASMLLIRPLLKTNSERKHVVHTVVFFIFLVSNIGGSLTPLGDPPLFLGYLKGVPFTWTFKLLPEMLLAVSILLVVYFVWDTIAYKKETKKDLKRDDKLATPFSIGGQVNFIWLLGVILAVAFLNSNYIPEINQTPTLGFIREAVLIVLIGLSKFTSKEADRKFNNFTLHPIQEVAYLFIGIFITMIPALVLLEAHGKELGITQNWQFFWATGAFSSVLDNAPTYLTFGSLASGLLTPAGAAAPLTLGQFIGNVQAEEILKAISVGAVFMGANTYIGNAPNFMVKSVAEENKVKMPSFGGYLAYSMGILVPVFILITFVFFV
- a CDS encoding sugar phosphotransferase, whose amino-acid sequence is MVSFLPPMIAILAILSLILHSFYVHSRFGVKDVPNERSLHDVVTKKSGGMFFIPLFLLSILGLLFYPDTTKLSFAPENLSQRTDIYLLLAGVFIFCILGFIDDLYHLSPKLRLFLELSVVGTFLIWTNPELTYFGLGSVPKFVQIFGLTIFLVFAINLVNFMDGMDWYLVTTIFLSYFSLAFVCPNFYALGNYGYSFYLILFVSMFGFIFYNFPRAKLFMGDSGSLALGFFVMALPLFVGKWTELKSEVWDATYYFYLFPYFWLDGIFTLTKRFFQKKHLFSAHREHLYQRITETKLGKIGSLLIFFSLNLSVVSIHLVLTFFKIPNLFIFLTLFLFSAFSYGILWILIPRKNLA
- a CDS encoding aromatic amino acid ammonia-lyase, with the translated sequence MNLSTLQSLSRSGSFSHLTNVHQSLETERNQLESILKVSKEKLIYGIHTGFGPHAFSSNEDTGKIQKSLIYHLTVEPVFSSDGIPHSHLNHNEARAVLAARIHCLSLGGSGIDFKTLEILNTLLELDCIPVLPEKGSLSASGDLIPLSYIPLALLGESGFTGIGKDLAPSRWNGGTSKIPGLPWTPKVKEAISLTNGTSFTTALLGLQVLEFRNILSYSLELLEYLFSFHSVFSDAFHPAYHNHKQFDGPKEIVKILYPTVSKHSKVKKEGSRIQDIYSIRCIPQILGSILDELISVGKVVEQELNSLSDNPVLIPTEEGVRFAEGGGFYAAQVSFAADRLQNAMAVWFTWVDRFLNYLYEPNENGEFPLMLSDKPGTYAGLSGLGLMSTHLTAEVRRDSMPGSVQSISTNGNNQDIVPMGAISVLRNRRTVSSAYKLLSIFAFSVFQSSRFAKRKDLIPNQNLFAGLKTMAADRSLDFEIQTLMERLKNSTSSLVEIPNG